A stretch of Bradyrhizobium sp. AZCC 2262 DNA encodes these proteins:
- a CDS encoding ATP-binding protein: MILTKLNGIAARIAIAIVLAIILGLVMAFGLSIGLSSYGFRQDRSPYASGRFIMVAVITHRNLAMLSGEIAMTIRAVASVPRAERQKLIAIAATAAPEMPIALDAPASSGAGAKVDYNLDRLRKLVQIQLEELSPPIMVSARRLPVKTDRSGDRDQSGSASEEEAVLEAALLDGQRITFTIPGLPSFGGGYVLPIFLASLVSVALLIAFWTARRLARPIREFAGAAERLGVDLTAPPLAVHGPQELRTTIEVFNRMQDRLRRFLEDRTQMLAAISHDLRAPLARLRLRAELVADGEQQRKMFDDLEAMNAMIDSTLAFARDDARREPRRLVDLGVLVGDVCEDVADAGDKVSYCARRGIDVPCRPTLVRRAVANLIDNAVKYGGAARVKIIRDTDRVVIVVEDDGPGIPPEEHEKVFAPFYRREPARDPAKAGVGLGLSIARSVAREHGGDVTLKDIDSGGLRALIELPA, from the coding sequence ATGATCCTGACGAAGCTGAATGGCATCGCAGCAAGGATCGCAATCGCGATCGTGCTTGCGATCATTCTTGGATTGGTGATGGCCTTCGGTCTTAGCATCGGCCTCAGCTCGTACGGTTTTCGGCAGGATCGCTCACCTTATGCCTCCGGTCGCTTCATAATGGTAGCCGTCATCACACACCGAAATCTGGCGATGCTTTCTGGAGAAATTGCCATGACCATTCGTGCCGTGGCGTCCGTCCCCCGGGCCGAAAGACAGAAGCTCATCGCAATCGCGGCGACTGCAGCTCCCGAGATGCCGATTGCCTTGGACGCGCCCGCGTCTTCGGGAGCTGGGGCCAAGGTCGATTATAACCTCGACCGGCTCCGCAAGCTCGTTCAAATACAGCTCGAGGAATTGTCCCCGCCGATAATGGTCAGCGCTCGTCGGCTGCCGGTCAAAACCGATCGATCTGGCGACCGCGATCAATCCGGGTCGGCCTCCGAAGAGGAAGCGGTGCTGGAAGCTGCATTGCTGGATGGTCAGCGGATCACCTTCACCATTCCTGGCTTGCCCTCGTTCGGCGGCGGATATGTATTGCCGATATTTCTTGCCTCGTTGGTCTCCGTTGCGCTCCTCATAGCGTTCTGGACCGCGCGCCGGCTTGCCCGTCCAATCCGGGAGTTTGCGGGTGCGGCGGAGCGGCTTGGCGTCGATTTGACGGCGCCGCCGCTCGCCGTACATGGACCGCAGGAATTGCGTACGACGATTGAGGTCTTCAATCGTATGCAGGATAGGCTTCGGCGTTTTCTGGAAGACCGGACCCAGATGCTGGCGGCCATCTCGCACGATCTGCGAGCGCCGCTGGCCCGCCTGCGTTTGCGCGCCGAGCTGGTCGCAGATGGTGAGCAACAGCGCAAGATGTTCGATGATCTGGAAGCCATGAATGCCATGATCGATTCCACGCTGGCTTTTGCCCGAGATGACGCTCGCCGGGAACCGCGAAGGCTCGTAGACCTTGGTGTCCTCGTTGGAGATGTCTGCGAAGACGTTGCGGATGCCGGCGATAAGGTCTCCTATTGCGCTCGGCGGGGCATCGACGTTCCCTGTCGACCGACCCTTGTTCGTCGAGCTGTCGCGAACCTCATCGATAATGCCGTCAAATATGGAGGGGCCGCGCGCGTGAAGATCATTCGCGATACCGATCGCGTCGTCATAGTGGTCGAGGACGATGGGCCGGGCATTCCGCCGGAGGAGCACGAGAAGGTTTTCGCACCGTTCTATCGACGGGAGCCTGCGCGCGATCCGGCCAAGGCAGGTGTCGGCCTTGGCTTAAGCATTGCCCGATCGGTCGCGCGCGAGCATGGCGGCGATGTCACGCTTAAGGACATTGATAGCGGTGGGCTGCGCGCTCTCATCGAGCTGCCGGCGTAG
- a CDS encoding response regulator: protein MNAQPHLLIVDDDKELCALLSNFLARHGYRVSIAHNGREMASILEASRVSLVILDLMLPREDGLALCRQLRATGTLPIIMLTAMGDEVDRIIGLEMGADDYLAKVANPRELLARVRAVLRRAGAPEAGAPADQKRILEFAGWRLDVTHRQLYSGKDALVPLRAGEFELLLAFVERPQRVLSRDQLLDLSRGRSTNVFDRSIDVQISRLRRKIEPDPKEPTLIRTVRNGGYILAANVVPVPASL, encoded by the coding sequence ATGAACGCTCAACCACATCTTCTTATTGTCGATGACGACAAGGAACTTTGCGCATTGCTGTCAAACTTTCTGGCCCGGCACGGCTATCGCGTTTCCATTGCCCATAATGGCCGCGAGATGGCGTCGATCCTGGAGGCGTCGCGCGTCAGCCTGGTGATCCTGGACCTGATGTTGCCCCGTGAGGACGGCTTGGCACTATGCCGCCAGTTGCGTGCAACCGGTACATTACCGATCATCATGTTGACGGCGATGGGTGATGAGGTGGATCGGATCATAGGCCTCGAAATGGGCGCGGATGACTATCTCGCAAAGGTGGCGAACCCGCGCGAATTGCTGGCCCGTGTCCGCGCAGTGCTTCGGCGTGCCGGCGCGCCCGAAGCTGGCGCTCCGGCAGATCAAAAACGCATTCTTGAATTTGCCGGGTGGCGCTTGGATGTGACCCACCGTCAACTTTATTCGGGGAAAGACGCCCTTGTACCGTTGCGGGCCGGTGAATTCGAATTGCTGCTTGCTTTCGTCGAACGGCCGCAGCGCGTGCTGTCGCGTGACCAACTGCTCGACCTTTCGCGGGGACGTTCCACCAACGTTTTTGACCGCAGCATCGATGTTCAGATCAGCCGGCTTCGCCGCAAGATCGAGCCTGACCCCAAGGAGCCGACGCTGATCAGGACAGTTCGCAACGGTGGCTATATCCTGGCTGCGAACGTCGTCCCGGTTCCTGCGTCATTATGA
- a CDS encoding SDR family NAD(P)-dependent oxidoreductase, with product MTERISLEGQVAVVTGAGRGLRRAYVELLAERGARVVVNDLGTDVSGFGKDSMLAEQVADLIRSRGGEAIANDRDVSSPEGARDLIATTIKHFGRIDLLVNNAGICGNQLFEDATLEDFDHYWRVHLGGPVNTVKAAWPHMVAQRYGKIILTTSVSGLLGLRGQATYAAAKCAVVGLMRILAIEGAEYGILVNTISPVGYTRMHPAAVADSAWLKQSEATMPVEAVAPAIVWLASDRCSQTNRIYHLEAGAIQRIAIVMGPGFYDPHLTPESIAENYAKVESIEGFLEPGPFEPGAA from the coding sequence ATGACTGAACGAATTTCGTTGGAAGGGCAGGTCGCGGTCGTGACTGGGGCAGGCCGCGGGCTGAGGCGGGCATATGTCGAACTTCTCGCAGAACGAGGTGCTCGGGTCGTGGTGAACGACCTGGGGACCGACGTATCCGGGTTCGGGAAGGACTCCATGCTGGCGGAGCAGGTGGCCGACCTCATTCGGTCACGTGGCGGCGAGGCAATCGCAAACGACAGGGATGTTTCCAGCCCTGAAGGTGCCAGGGACCTGATCGCGACGACTATCAAACATTTCGGCAGAATAGACCTGCTCGTGAACAACGCTGGTATCTGCGGAAACCAGCTGTTCGAGGACGCCACCCTTGAAGATTTCGATCACTATTGGCGCGTGCACCTCGGCGGGCCGGTGAACACGGTGAAGGCTGCCTGGCCGCATATGGTCGCACAGCGCTACGGGAAGATCATCCTCACGACGTCAGTCAGCGGCCTCCTGGGATTGCGCGGCCAAGCCACCTATGCGGCTGCCAAGTGCGCCGTAGTCGGATTGATGCGCATTCTCGCAATTGAAGGTGCCGAGTATGGGATTCTGGTGAACACCATTTCGCCAGTCGGATACACGAGGATGCACCCGGCCGCGGTTGCCGATTCCGCTTGGCTGAAGCAGAGCGAAGCCACCATGCCGGTTGAGGCTGTGGCGCCAGCGATCGTCTGGCTGGCAAGCGATCGTTGTTCGCAGACGAACCGCATCTACCACCTGGAAGCCGGAGCAATCCAACGGATCGCTATCGTGATGGGACCCGGCTTCTACGATCCACATCTGACACCCGAAAGCATCGCCGAGAACTACGCAAAGGTCGAATCGATCGAGGGCTTCCTCGAACCAGGTCCGTTCGAGCCCGGTGCAGCCTGA
- a CDS encoding VOC family protein, with translation MSQTMEANTSAGTPVKGGLVAYVNVDGAAKAAEFYGKAFGATIVAQMPPDDTGRTAHIHLYVNGSSLMLSDYYPEHGHRVVAPVGFSLHLMVKDIEANFKRAVDAGCTAVQAPEKMFWGDTYAQLRDPFGVAWAMNQSAT, from the coding sequence ATGTCCCAGACCATGGAAGCCAATACGTCGGCCGGCACGCCCGTGAAGGGTGGGCTCGTCGCCTATGTAAACGTCGACGGCGCCGCTAAGGCGGCGGAGTTCTACGGGAAGGCATTCGGCGCCACGATCGTCGCCCAGATGCCGCCCGATGACACCGGGCGAACCGCGCACATCCACCTCTACGTCAACGGCTCATCGTTGATGTTGAGCGACTACTACCCCGAGCACGGCCATAGGGTGGTCGCGCCGGTCGGTTTCAGCTTGCACCTGATGGTCAAGGACATTGAAGCGAACTTCAAGCGCGCCGTCGACGCCGGCTGCACGGCGGTTCAGGCACCGGAGAAGATGTTCTGGGGCGACACCTACGCGCAGCTGCGCGACCCGTTCGGGGTGGCGTGGGCGATGAACCAAAGCGCCACCTGA